In Ooceraea biroi isolate clonal line C1 chromosome 6, Obir_v5.4, whole genome shotgun sequence, the genomic stretch ATCCTCCTGCGCCCCCCGTGTGATACGAGTTCGGTCCCTGATAtaggccgccgccgccgccaccaccaccaccgccaccatgACCACCTATGTGATCATCTCCTGCAATaacggaaaataaattaaatgtcaaTAATGTACGCGaatagtaattatataaattatctatccATATCTAGTTacagaaattttatatcttaccTCGGTATGCACCGTCTTGGTTTTCTCCTCTGGCCTCAGCGGCGAGCGCCAGCTCCACGCCACGTTGGATCTCCGGTGGAATCGGCGGTGGTGTCGGCAAGTGAGCACCTTGAGGGTGGAAGCCGTTCTCGTCCGCCGTATAGCTAATGGAGTACTGTGCGCCGTCAGGCCCGGTATACGAGAAGGACCCGCTCACGGACTCGGTTTTTCCTGCAATCGACACACACGGTCTTTCTTTTCGCGCAATTAATTTCTGATAGCGTCAAATATGTCGCGTcgtgatagaaaaaatttttatagttcTTTTACCTAAGGAAGAAGCCGTAATGTAATTAACAAATGTGAGACCGAAATACTTTGGTTTCTTAAAGAAttagcaattaataaatagaagGAAATATATGGTCTTATACCTTGCTGGTGGCCTGCTTCTTGCACGCTGATGCCGTTTCCGGTTTCGTAGCTGAATTGATAGTTGCCGTCACCGATGTTATCGCTGCTATAAGAAACGATAGGTATATCCTGACCATGTCCGCCACCTAAAATACAACACAAAAAGCATTAAGATTCACTAACcgcattaagaaaaaaatattttagccAAAAGAAagtgcaatataatataaaagtgatttagtttgatttttaatcatatgacagatacaaaaatttaattttaaagcaaTTGCACACGAAACGAAATAATTACGTTCTTCGTTGTTTAAACTTACCACCCCCATGTGATTGGTAAGTGCCGCCTGAACCAAAAATGTTGCCTTGACCAGTTCCTCGGAATCCACCACCGCCTCCACCCAGCCCAACtgcgataattatataaaaaatcatgtataataaatctaaTGAAGAATTCGGAGGagaattacttaattattccTATCAACTTCTacttcaaaaattaattacatctttgtaaattcagattttaatttcgaattttaGTCGAGTAATCACCAAATTTTctacttaaaaaaaaatgtaaatgtgaGAGACCGAAGCAAAGGCTCTTGTACAGTATCTTcgtcttttttattctttatcttCCAGATTCTTACCTTTGTGCGGTGGCGTGTAAGCGTTTCCGGGCGGGATGTAACTGTTGTCCAGCCGTGCGGCGTAGCACGTACTGACCACGGCCAGCAGCGCGATGGCGAGCTGCTGAAACAATTATCAGATCGTTAGGTCGTGCGATTCGATTTTGGAAGATCAATTTGTTCGAAACGtgtagaaaataaagaaatcatGTGGATCAGTGAGATCGTGATCGTGAGTAACGTCAAGCCTAAACTCGTAGAAGACACCGTCTTGTGCGCGACCCGAAGATCACGTCAACCAGAATCCGATGTCTCGAAATATCGCAAACGGATCGCCTCCGATACTCTCGACGGAATCCAACAGATTCAATCGTAGTACCAGAAGTATTTTGCGCGGATGATATCTTTTACGATAATGATTCGTACTGATCTCATCTCGCTGGCTGCACGTGTACGTCCGTCGCTCGTCAACCGAATCCCGCAAGCGATCGTTACTCGTCGCCGGTTGCAGCAGCGGTTTGCAACCCGAACTTCGATATCTCGACGATTCGGTATATCGTGTATCGACGGTAATTGGTCTGCTCGGATCCAGGTCGGATTCAGCGCGTTTATATACCGATCCTGGCGCGAGGATCGTCTTCCTCCCACCCGTAGTGAATGAGAGTgaacccgcgcgcgcggatggcAGATCGTGGCGGCTGTACAGGGATCAtccgcgacggcgacgcgTTCCTCGAAGATGCGCCGGCTTCCAGCGCCGCGTGAGACGATGCCGGGGCAGGAGGTGAAGAGGAGGGAAAAGGAGATGCCCGAGAAGAGCCGGATGAAGAGGCGCCCGGGAGGTGGGAGGATGCGCTGACGGGCCTCGAAGGGAGCCTCCTCCGGCGAGATGAATCTCGTCGAGCTAAAAGGATGGTTGCGCAATGCTAGATGATACAGATCAGCGGGCATCTCCGGACGGGCCTGAAGGTCGGCCTGATGCGACCGATGGATGAAAGCGAAGCGGTACGGGTATTTGCTAACCAGTTAACACCTGGCCGACTCGTCAAAATATATCTAACacatttacatacacattaaCCTTTCGAACTAGTAAGATAAAAAACTCCTTTACATCACTAAATACGTAACTATAAAATTTCTGAAAGTAACGGATAGGTAATCTACGGATCTTCGATCTACGTGTGGAACCGGAGAACCGCGCGTCCCGTCGATCGCGCAATGCACCCGTGTGAGCCGAACTTTTACGCGCGTATGTAAGCTAAGCGTGTATTAAGACTCGTTTCACACTTTCATTACGGGATTCGTTATGGGTCGAGAATCCTGCTGAAAATGATTCATCATCAGCAGTTTTTACAGTTTCGTGTACACGGAGATCGAGAGTAAAAGTTGCGGGCCTAAGCCTACCCATCGAGATCCCTTTACGCGAGGCGTTCTCTTCTCTTGTGTTGCGCGAGAGACTCGCGTGGACTCCACGTGCGAGGCATTCCACGAACGAAGGAAGAAACTCGGTGAGAAAGCGGAAAATTGGTTGCGAGCCGCGATGACGCGGCCGAGAGGCacccgcacgcgcgcgagcgagcgagcgttctCCCTTGTAATTATATCGGCTCTTTCGATCCTGAGAATTATAGCCGTCCACCGCGGGATCGTCATCACCATCGCCGTCGTTCACGAGGGAACTATGCGTCGGGGAGCAACGCACGGCTCGCAATCGAGCGGGCGTATTGCGCAATCCCGATGCGTTCAACGTCTTCGCACCGTGCGTATATAAAATGCACGTCGGTAATAGTCCAGGTCTACGGGGAAACCCTGCCTGAGGCACCTTAAATTGCACGTACCGGCCGCCGAACGCACGGCGCAAAGAGCGCGAGGGTTCATCTTCGCCTTTTTGCAGCGCGAGCGTTATTAATGGTGAGTTATTATCCTGTCAAGAGATTTGCGCCCGTTCTTGCTGGGAGCGCCTAGATATTTCGGATAATTATGCGAGGCGCATGGGAAACGTCGAAATGGAGATCAGATCCGGTTGCCCGAGGATTTCGACAATTACATAAGACGCGttacaaaaaatgttaatctaCGGAATCATTCTTTTGATGTTCACATGCGCGATCGGGAACATTACCTGTCTGCGAAGCCGTAATTTCGACGCGCGGTCCCGCGAACGATCccataaaaaaaggaagagaaagatgcTGCATTGCGTAGGCCGGAATATCTGAAATCGGATGTTGTTCGTCTTCCCGGATCACACGAGCTCCTTGATAGTTAACAATCTTGAATTATCGGTATTCGTGCCTCATCGTGGACGCCCTGATGCAACGATGATCCCATCGGCATCGCGCTCGCCTCATGATGGAGAAGGAAACCATCGGTGGTAGCACTTGCGCACTCTCAACTCTCCATGGGATAGAAGGGGTCCATATTTAGAGATCGCAGCCAACGTTTTGACATTATACCGAGAATTACAGAATACAGTGCGAACGGTGATGTAAAGAATACGAACCACGTGcaatctttctctcccttgccttctccttctctctctctctctgttagGTGTCTtgatgtattgggttggccaaaaagtaattgcgttttttttcaatagatggacatacatgtcttgaaatgtaactaacttcattctaaaccgcaaattcattatgtaggttaacaactcaccgttcaagcttgttttagaaaaagaaagtacacgatttcgttaacaattgtttgtttgccgtcgatttcaaaatggaaaatcaaaaagaacattttcgtcatattttgttttattacttccgaaaagggaaaaacgctgtgcaagctcataaaaagttatgtcatgtatatggcgaagatgctttaaaactgcggcagtgtcaaaattcgtttactaaatttcgatctggagattttaatgtgaaagatgcgccacgctcaggaaggccaatcgaaattgatgatgacaaaataaaggcactgatcgattccaatcggcgtttaacgacacgagagattgctgagaatcttaatatatcgaaatcgagtgttgaaaaccatttaaaacgacttggatacattagtaagctcgatatttgggtaccacatgagctgaaagaaattcatctcactaagcgtattgacatctgcgattctctttcgaaacgtgaggaaaatgatcgatttttgaaacgtatgataacaggcgacgaaaaatggatcgtctacaacaacgtcaaacgaaaaagatcgtgagcaagcgtgatgaacctgctcaaagcacttgaaaagcagatattcaccaaagaaagattatgctgtcagtctggtgggactttaaaggtattgtgtattttgagctgcttgcaaagaatcaaaccattaattcagacgtatactgtcgtcaactggataaattaaatgatgccatcaaacagaaacgtccagaattggtgaatcgcaaaggtgttgtgtttcaccatgataacgctagaccacgtacaagtttggtcactcgtcaaaaattgttgcagcttggatgggatgtgttaccatgatgttaccacatccaccatattcgccagacctggcaccatcagattaccatttgtttcgttctttgcaaaacgtcttgaatggtaaaacctttactgctgatgaggatatcaaatcgttcttggaattgttttttgctgaaaaagataagaacttttttgagcgcggaatcatgaagttgcctgaaaaatggcaaaagataatcaaacaaaatggacaatatattgtttaataaagtttttgtttcccatgaaaaattcgccttttatttatattaaaaaaaacgcaattactttttggccaacccaatatgtACAAGGCTCTGCGGTATCGGGTCCCACTTCATCTGTCTGAGAGGCTTCGCTATGTGACTGATGCTAGAGACAATGTGGCGACGCGAGTCTGTGGGCTGGACCTTGTCGTTCCTAGTTGTCGTACTGCGACTTATCAGAGCTCTTTCATTGTCTACGGTACGCGTCTCTGGAACTCCCTTCCCGCGTCCCTGCGTAGCTCAGCCTCGGTGCCGGTTTTTAAGCGTGCGTTGTATGATCATCTTTTGGAGCTCTCCgtccattaattataattaatgttcttCCAGTGCATATTagtgtaatgtaaattttgtattaacttGTTATTACGAGTTGAATTGTATTAACTGAAATTCTGTATGGGTTTACccacttttgtttttctttgtacttaaggggggagcctgctttagaaaataaggtatattttacgaattgtttttggagaaactatacagcggatcattataaaactttgatgcatttattagtacatgtttaaagataaaaaaaattattttttgatttgaatatatcgcttatagaggtcgtcctggagaaatcttagtgcagccgcgtcgccagcattgcaaattggtgagcattctcctgcctccaaatttcgtctaaactgaaaaattgaaatatgttctcgttatttatgaattcccatcgtcgatgaaccaaagagagaagaaaaaagttgaaaagtgccaaaatggtggagcttagaacacaaaagtacgatttttaggcaaagtttttgaactttttcatgcaaaaataattgtttaacttaatgtttttatgaatattaaaggttcatcgacgatgggaattcataagtaacaagaaaatatttcaatttttcagtttggatgaaatttggaggcaggagaatgctcaccaatttacaataagatgcctccaggacgacctctacaggcgatatattcaaataaaaaaataattttttttatctttaaacatgtactaataaatgcatcaaagttttataatgatccgctgtatagtttctccaaaaaaattcgtaaaattataccttattttcaacgttctaaagcaggctggctccccccttaagggcacGTACccagtacaataaaataaatatctatctatctgtACGCTCGTTCAATTCCTGAAGTATATTATGTACTTGATAGGATGCAGAGGGTGGAGAGAGAAATCACCGATCGATCGTGAGTTACGAACTCGATAATGGGACATGGCAAACACTATTCGGGATATCTCTTCGGGCGTTCTACTCCGCCGAGCGCTTTCTAAAAGGCACATCACCGATATCCTTTAAGAAAACCAGCCCTCTTATGAGCGCACTGCCACCCATCGTGCATCCATCCATCTCGCTGCTCGTGTTATGCCAGAGGTGAGGTTCGCCGGTGCAAAACCTTGCGGATTCAACTCAATGCGAGTCGAAATATACGCGTCGGATTTAATCTGTCGGCTGGCGCGTcgctgaaaaataaatcgaagGAAAGGAAGAGACGAAAGGAAGCGATTACCCTCTCGACCTTGATCCCTCGCGATTAAATACGCTCGCATTTCAATGCTAGATCTTATCGATCGTTCAGCCATCCTGCGAGGACGCAGGATTCCTATTTCCTAATCGACGAAACTTGCCAAGTTAGCCCTGCGTTTTCTAATTCTGAATTTTGTTACTTGCGTAGCATCCGGAGACACGAATCCCGATTATTTGCCTTGTTGCATCTCGTTCCAGATGAGCGCAGATGAAGACTGATCTATTCTAGGGCTGTAAATACGATCCGGATTTTCGAATAATtcgtttatcaaaatatcCGACTACTGAAGTTCGAATCCTTGAATTATCCGGATAATTCGGATCCAGATCCGGATC encodes the following:
- the LOC105281499 gene encoding pupal cuticle protein 20, which codes for MRSLAIALLAVVSTCYAARLDNSYIPPGNAYTPPHKVGLGGGGGGFRGTGQGNIFGSGGTYQSHGGGGGHGQDIPIVSYSSDNIGDGNYQFSYETGNGISVQEAGHQQGKTESVSGSFSYTGPDGAQYSISYTADENGFHPQGAHLPTPPPIPPEIQRGVELALAAEARGENQDGAYRGDDHIGGHGGGGGGGGGGGLYQGPNSYHTGGAGGYRY